Within Sorangiineae bacterium MSr11367, the genomic segment GTCGGGGCGCTCGTATTCGATGAACTTGTGGAAGTTGTCGTAAAGCGTTTTCGGATTCGCGTAGGCGCCAGATATTAGATAATAAAATAAGGCGCCGAGCGAATAGATGTCCGCCGGCCGGCCGACGCTCTTCAAAATCTTGGCCCGCACGTTCGACTCGCTCGACTCGCGCCAGGGGCGGCTCAGCAAAATCTTCTTCTTCGCGCGGTCGGCGTACAAAATTGGATATTGCTCACCGCGATTGAACAGCGAAAAGGTGTCGTTCTTCGCGATTTGAATATAGAAATCTTCGAAGTATTCCACTTCGGGCGAGCCGGTGGTCACGTTCACCAAGAGCTCGATGACGTTGGTTTCCTGCTCGGGGCTCTGGAAGAAGAGGGTGCCGGGCACGCTCTTCATACGGGTCATCCCGATGCTCAGTTCTTCGTCCTGCACCTTGGCCACGTTGAAGTCGGCCAGGCGCACCTCCAAGGTCGAACCGCGCAGATTCACGTCGGGCAGGCCGATGAGGATGTTCGCCGGCTTGATGTCGCGGTGGCTGATGTTCTTGATCAGGTGCGCGAACTCCACGGCGCTGGCGATGGGAATCATGTAATCGAGCACGCGAAAGACGCGCTCGTTCATGCTGCACGCGAGAAGGTCGTCCTGCTCGCCTTTGGAGCGTGAGCCCTTGAGGCGCTCCTCGAGCGACATTTGCAGCTTCTCGAGGATGACGAATTCGCTCTCCACCTTGTCGCGGATGGACGCCGGCAGAAACTCCGGATCTTCCCCCTCGCCGGACGCGAAAAGCTCGACGATGGAAGGGTGGCCCTGCACGCGCTCGAGCAGCTCTTTCTCGAGCTGGAAGCGCATCAAGTCTTCGTCGCTCACGCCCTTTTGCAGAACCTTGATGACCACCTGGCGACGAAAATCCGTCTTCGAATCGAGCCAGCGCTCCTCGCCCAAGTACACCTTGCCGAAGCGGCCCGACCCGATTTCGATGGGGTTGCCATTGGCATCGAGCACGAAGGCATAGGCACGTCCGCGAACGACGTGGGCATGGGCGGCGCGGAATTGCTGCGGGGCGTGCGCGTGCACGCCGATGCCCGCCGCCGGTCCCGGCACCACCGGAGCTGGGGGCGCGGCGTAGGCGACGCCACCGGGGCCAGCCTGCTGCACGAATTGCTCGGGCGCGCCCCACTCGGGCTTGACCCCGCTCTCGCGCGGGCTGCCACCCCATCCGGGGGTCACCGTGGCCGCCGGAGAATACGACGGCGGTGCGCCGGCGTGACCGGGCGGAGCATTTGGCGAGCCGGGCGACATGGGCGTGGTGATGTAAGCCCCCGACGACGACGGAGTGACACTCTGGGGAGCGTGCGCGGGGCGCGGCGGCTCGGCAGGCATGCCCGCGGCCGGGCGCGGCCCCGGTGCAACCGGCGGCGCGTTCTGCGCGATAGCGCCAGTCATCAACGCCTGGTGCAGAGGGTTCTGCGGCGAGAAGGGGGTCGTTGGGGTGTTGGGCCGTTGGAAACCTGCGCGTCGCGGCGCTTGGTGCGGCGCCGGAGCTCCAGCCGCCTCGGGCTCCGCGCCCGCGCCTTGCTTGGATTCCGAAGGCGCGGGATTCGCGGGTTTCTGCGGCGGCACGGGCGGCGCGTTCCTTTGGCTCACGAACGAGGATCTCCTAATTCTTCCGACACAGGATGATCGCATCCCGCTCGGAGCCCAAGAACAGGGCCACCGATTGGGTCGCTTGGGAAGAGGCTATCATCATCTCGCCTCCGTCTAGGTGAAAGACGCGACCCCCGTCAGGTCCTGTCGCCGCTTGGCCGAATGTCCAAGCGAGGGTCCCAAGCTCCTCCCACGCGGTCGAAACGAAGTGCGCCGTCCCGTCGGAATCCGTGGCGATGGCCGGGGTGGGCCGCCCCGTCGGGCTGCGAATGAAGCAGTTCAACCCTTTGATATTGATGCGGAAATTGCCCTGCGAGGGAAGGAACGATATGCGAAAGCGGACGTCCGTTCCCTTGGGGCTGGGGAATGTCAAATCGAGTTTCTCGTCGACGTCCACGAGGCGCGCACGGGCAGGCCCGGCGGCGACTTTGCGCTCCGGGGCTGGAACACTGGCCACCTCCTGCATGGCAGGCACGGCGAATTCGACGGACATCGTGATGTCCGCGCGCGGTTTTTTCCAGGGAAATGCCGCGGGCGGGCGCGCAGGGCGAGCTCCGATGAGCGTACGGCGCAAGGCATCGAAAAAGGTGAGCGAGCTCCGGTAACGCTTCTCCGGAAAGGCGCTCAGGGCCTTCAGCAGCGCCTTGCGGGTGGCATCGGAGAACTCCATTTGCCCGAGAAGGCGTGTGACCAGATCGTCACCACGGATGCGATCGGTGAACGTGCCGCGCACATCGTTGCCCTCGAAAATGGGACGTCCTGCGAGCATGTACACGGCGACGAGGCCCAGGGCGTAAATATCCGTTTCGGGTCCCTGCGGTGAGCCGGCGAGCTGCTCGGGGGAGGCCCAGCGCGGCGAAAACAAGGTGACCGCACTCACTTGGTCGTTCGTCTCGTCCTCGAATCCGCCGGGCACCAGATCTTGCCCGCCGTTGTCGGCGGTGCGGCCCATTTTGGCGCGCTTGACCACGTTCGAGTGCGCAATGCCGAAATCGGCCAGCTTCGGCATGAGGTAGTCGCCGACGCGCGCAAACAGGATGTTCGATGGCTTGATGTCGCGGTGGATGATCTTGTGCTGGTGCGCTTCGCCGACGGCACCGCAAATGCGCTCGAGGATGGCCGCGGTTTCTTCGGAGTCGCACGCGCCGCGCGAACGAACGTGCTGCTCGAGATTTCCGCCGTCGAGAAATTCGCTGATTTGAAAGGGCCGGCCGCTCTGCGCGAGGTAGCCAAAGTCGTAGATGCGCAGCGTGTTCGGGTGCATGAGGCGCGAGAGCGTCAGCGCCTCCTGCAGGAAGTGCGAATACGTCGCTTGGTAGACGCTGCGGCCGCTGGTGCTTCCGGAGCCCTCCAGTTCGAGGCGGAGCAGTTTGACGCAGACGACGCGATCGAGCCGTTCATCCATCGCGCGATAGATGGACGCCATGCCGCCGCTGCCGATGCGATCGATGATGGTGTATCGATCGAGTAAGCGCATCCCTTCCGGGAGCTCGGTTGAGTCGACTTGCGGTGCCAAGTGTTCCAGTAGCCTACCTCCACAGCGCCTTCACCGCGAGCTTCGTAAAAATCAATCGGCGCTGCCCGGGCAGGATTACCTCATCTCACCCGCCATCTCGCTCCCAACTCGTTTCCATCTCGCCGCATCCTCGTCATGCTCGTCATCGCGCTTTCGGCGGAAGTAGCCCCACCGCGCGGCCCGAAAGCTTCGACGAGGAGGCCGATGGAGCGGCCTCCACACCACGTCGCAACACGATGCGTCGTCCGGCTTCGCGGCCGTGGGTGAAGGACTCGTTCTTCCGCGTGCCCGTGTAGCGCACGTTGCGCACGTACGGATGGCGCCGCCGGAAGTAGCCATGGAGGTCCCCGTCCTTGATCCAGACGAGGCCCTCTTCCTTGTGCACCGTCGACTCGCGGGCGAGCTTGTCGGCGAAGCCGGCCATGACGCCGGAGAGGAAGGTGCGACGGTCGCGGTTGCTGCGGATGCCGTAGTTGCGGCGGTGCTCCTCCCAGAGTCGCTCGGAGGTGTGCGTGAGAAAGGCGTGTACGTACTCCGCGATGGCCAGGTTCGAGAGGGTGCCGCAGATCTCGAGGACGCTGCCGCGCTTTCCCTCGGCGGGGCGGTAAACGGGGACCCAGATCACCTCGACGAAGAAGAACCGGCCGAGCAGCATGGCGAGGATGCGGTCGCTCTCGCCGACGCGCCCCGAGGGCTTTCCCACGTGGCGAAAGCCATAGTCGCGTGGGATGGCGCGCGACTCCAAGTTGTACTTGAGCATCAGTCGCTGCGCGGCCAACGTCGCAGCCTCCGCCTCGTGCACGTTGGGGCTCTCGGCGAGGGCGAGCAGGCGCGCGATGCGTTCGACGACGCGCGCCTCGCGGTCGTCGGCGAAGCTTTGGCCCCAGGCACCCGTGCCTCCCGTGCCTCCGTCGCTCGACGAGGTGGGCATGCCTGCGGCCTTCGCGTCGATGCCATGGCGGCGGCACGTCTCGCGGAAGGCGGGGCCGTGCGGCGTTTCGTCCGAGGCCCCGAGGACCTCCGAGACGTATTGGTGGGCCATCTCGTGCTTGAGAACCTCGACCACGATGCCCCACGGCTGGGAGAGCAGCAGGGGGCGCGAGATCTCGAGGGTGCGCGTGGCGTGCGACCAACGCCCGAGCACGGATTGCGATCGCGTCAGCTCGATGGTCGGCGCGGCGAGGGCATCACCAAAGTAGGAAGCGTTGATCTGCTTCCACACGGCAAAGAGCTCGCGCACCAACGCCGTTTCGAGCTTCGCCGATAATTCGGCGTTCGCCTGGTTAGCGTGATTCGCGTGGTTGGCATTGGATTCGGGGGAGGGCACCGGCGTCCGATCTTGATGAACGGATGTGTCCCGTCAAGTGCTGCCCGGCATGGTGAATGCACTTTCCGGAGGAAAAGGAGAAGGTCATGCCGAGAAAGTCCACGGTTGCAAAGGCACGCCAGGCGAAACGCGAAGGGAAGGCGCCGACGACGCAAGCGGGTGAGTTCGTTCACGAGGAGATCGAGCACGTCCGCGAAGGCAAACACGGCGCACGCTCGGCGAAGCAAGCCATTGCCATCGGTCTCAGCAAAGCGCGGCGCGCCGGGGTGAAGGTGCCGGCCAAGGCCAAGAAGGGTGGGTCGAAACGCACCGCCGCAAAACGCAGCACCGCCAAGCGGACCACACCGAAGCGCAGCACCGCCAAGCGAGCCACCCCGAAACGCACCTCGCGCGCACGCTCGCTGGCCACGACGCGCGCCTTGAAGCGTGAGGGAAAGCGCGCAGCCTCCAAGGGCGCACTGTCACGCCAAGCACGCAGCGCCGCCCGCGCCCGCGGCCAGAAGACGCACGCGCCGAAAACGTCGAAGCGTCCCGTGCGTCGCACGCGTTCCACGGCGAAGCGAACGAGCCGTTCGAAGCGCGCGTCTTAGCGCACCGGTGCAAATTGCCCCGTCCGATGCGCCCCGCGCAAACGGTGCTAGATAGGACGGCGTGCAGACGTACATCCTCGAACATGCCACGCCCCGACGATTCGCCCGTGCGGAATACGATCGGATGCTGGAGCTCGGGTTCTTCCGCGGAGAACATGTCGAGCTCATTCGCGGGACACTCCTGCAGATGGCCCCCACGGGCCCGCAGCACGCGAGTCGGGTGACGGCGCTCATGGAGGCGTTCGTGCCGCCGCTGCTCAATCGGGCCACGGTGCGCGTGCAGCAGCCGTTCGTCGCGCACGACGAGTCGGAGCCGGCGCCGGACGTGGCGCTCGTTCCATTCGGCCCGTACGCGGGTATGCACCCCGAGCGCGCCTTTCTCGTCGTCGAGGTGGCCGATTCGTCGCTCGAGTACGACCGCACGACGAAGGCGGCGCTCTACGCGGAATCCGGCGTCGACGAGTACTGGATCGTCAACCTGCGCGACGGTGCGGTGGAAGTGCACGGAGCGCCCACGGATGGCCGGTATGCGCGCATCGAACGCGTCACCAAGGGAGCGATGTTGGCTCCCTTGGCGTTTCCCGACGCGGTGGTTCCGCTCGACCGGCTCTTTCCGCCGGCCGGGTAGTCCTTACTTCTTGATCGCGTAGACGACCTGGATCTGGCCGTGGAAGGTCATTTCGCCGGCTTCGACCGGCGTATTGACAGAGGACTCGGCCTTGGCGGCGGCGTACGGCATGGGCGGGGGCATGTCGCGACCGGAGACGACCTCGCTCACCGAGACGATGGAGCCGATTTCGACCCCGCTCAACTTGGCGAGGGCTTCGGCGCGCGTGCGCGCATCGGCCACGGCCTTTTGGCGGAGCTCGCCCTCGACGGCGTCCTTCTTCTCGAGCTCGAAGTTGATGCCCCAAATGTTGTTCGACCCTGCGCCGGCGGCGGAGTCGATCACCGTCCCAACTTTCGTGACGTCGCGAACGACGATCTGGACGTTGTTACTCACCAAGTAGAAGCCTGCGGGGCCCGTTTTGGCGGGCGGCGGGGGCGGTACGCTCTTCGCGCCGGGCGCGGGCAACGTGCGCGGTCCTTTGCCTGCAGCGGCGACGCCGGGCTTGCCCGCAGCGGCGCTAGCCTGGGGCGCGGGCGCCGGTGCGATCTCCGGCACGCCGGCACCACCGAGGTAAGGCTGCGGGGGCAGGGGGAGATCGCGTTCGAAGCGAACATTGAAGTTGCTCGTTTGAATATCCTTCTCGGCAATGCCGACCCGCTTCAGGGCGGCGACGAGCTGGCTCATTTGCGAAGCATTGCGCTGCATCGCTTCCGTGACCGTGGGGGCGCGCTCTTCGACACCAAGATTGATGTACGCGATATCCGGTTTGGCATGCGCTTCGGAATGGCCGACGACCAGAATGGACGGCGGCGAGGAGGGCGATGCGGCCCCGGCGCCTTCGCTGTTATTTGCACAGCCGGCGGCGAGCGCGAGCGTGGTCGCAGCGAGACCAATTTTGGCCAACATCGAGAACGAGCGCGTGAAAAGAGGCATGTGAGGATCTCCGGTCAGGACCTGTCTTGGACGGCGCAGTCCTTTTACATCAACTGCACTTACCCGAACGCGATTCTCAGCCCCGTCTTACAGTTGGGTTTCTCGAAAAAGCAGAAGGTGAATGGCCGCGTCGGTCTCGTCCGCTCGGCTGGCTTCATTCGGTGTCGCTGCAGCAGCGGAATCCCGTTTGATAGAAGGAGAAGTGCTCGTCGTGCGCGCGGGTCACGACGCGACAGCGGTTACGCACCGGGCCCCAATAGCCGCCCATGGACGAGGAGGCATGCCCCGACGCGCGCCCGTCGACCCATTCGTCGACATTGCCCGTCATGTCGAAGACGCCGAATGGACTCGCACACCGCGGACGGCTTCCCGACGGCTCGCGCTGATCGATGGGCGTGCGCCAATGCGCCGGTGCCGAGCGCCCCGTCGGGCTTCCCGGCGGACGAAGCGGCGCATCGATGTGGCACGCCGACGCATCGCGCGTGTGGCCGTAGGGGTAGGGGAGGATCTTGTCGCCTTCGCACGCGAGCATCCATTCCTCCGCGGTGCACAGGCGTTTGCCTCGGCCCGCGCAGAGTTTCTCGGCCCGCGGCCACGTGATGTCCACCATGGGCAACTCGCCGGCGCGCCCCGGGTACTCGTAGCGGTCCATGTAGAAGGCCATGTGGCGCGTCTTCGTTTTGCACACGCTGGGGGCGAATTCGGCGCAGCGCAGGGGTTCGGCGCTTTTGACCTCGTCCGTGTTGGGCAACCAACGCAGGCAGTGCTGCTCGATCTGCGGGCAGAACTCGCCCTCGATGCGAACGGCCTCGACGGGTTTCCGCTGCGGTGCCGTTCGAGGGAAAAACGGCAGGGCCACGAAGGCGACCCCAAGCATGCTCTTCCACCGAGTCACGAGCGGCATTCTTCCGTTACTTTGTCCCGGCACGCGGAAGAAAGCCACTTTGATCGAGCAAGCGAGCACGGCGTGGTGTACACTTCGCCGCAAGTAAACGAAAGCAAACGAAACACTACGAAGGTGACCTCATGGATCGACGAGAATTTCTTCGTACGGCAGCAGCAGGTTGCACAGTGGCGGCGTCGGGAAGCGTGATCTCGTGTGGCGATACGCCCGCGGCCCTGGCGGAGCGAACGGCCCTGGCGGGGACGATCGGCGCGAACGCGCGCCGGGCGGGTCTCACCGTCGAGGGAGACCATTTTCTCCTCGACGGAGAGCGATTTCAAATCATCGGCGGGGCGATTCACTACTTTCGTATCCATCCGGATCAATGGCTCGATCGCCTTCAGCGCCTGCGCGCGATGGGCCTCAACACGATCGAGACCTACGTCGCGTGGAATTTTCATCAGCCCACGCCCGGCGACGCCGACTTCACGGGGTGGCGCGATTTGGGGCGATTCATCCGCCTGGCCGGCTCGCTGGGCCTCAAGGTGGTGGTGCGCCCCGGGCCGTACATCTGTGCGGAGTGGGACTTCGGCGGATTGCCGGCCTGGCTGCTCGCCAATTCGAAGATTCAATTGCGCTGTAGCGATCCCGAATACGAAAAGGCCCTGGACCAATGGTTCGACAAGCTGCTTCCGCACCTCGCGCCCTTGCAGTGGGGAGCGGGCGGGCCCATCATCGCCGTTCAAATCGAAAATGAATACGGTAGCTTCGGCAACGATCAGACGCACCTGAAACACATCGAGGGTGTGCTTCGCCGCCACGGCATCGACAGCCTCCTCTTTTGCTCCAACGGCACCTACGACTGGATGCTTCGCGGCGGGAACCTGCCGGGCGTGCTCGCCACGGCGAACTTCAGCGGCGACCCGACGGGCGACTTCGAAGCCCTGCGGAAATTCCAGCCGAATGGGCCGCTCTGGTGCACCGAATACTGGGACGGGTGGTTCGATCATTGGGGTGAAGGCCATCACAGGACCGATCCGACGGAGACCGCCGCGATGGTCGACAAGATGTTGGCCATGGGGGCCTCGGTGAATCTGTACATGGCTGCCGGAAGTTCCAACTTCGGATTCTGGGCCGGTGCCAACTACGACGGCCATTACCAATCGACGATTACGAGTTACGATTACGATTCCCCGGTGGGAGAAGCCGGTGAGCTCACGCAGAAGTTCACCAAATTGCGCGAGGTGATCGGCAAGTACGCCCCGCTGCCGACCGATCCGCTTCCCGAGCTCCCGCCGCGCCTCGCCGCGCAAAC encodes:
- a CDS encoding protein kinase, with amino-acid sequence MSQRNAPPVPPQKPANPAPSESKQGAGAEPEAAGAPAPHQAPRRAGFQRPNTPTTPFSPQNPLHQALMTGAIAQNAPPVAPGPRPAAGMPAEPPRPAHAPQSVTPSSSGAYITTPMSPGSPNAPPGHAGAPPSYSPAATVTPGWGGSPRESGVKPEWGAPEQFVQQAGPGGVAYAAPPAPVVPGPAAGIGVHAHAPQQFRAAHAHVVRGRAYAFVLDANGNPIEIGSGRFGKVYLGEERWLDSKTDFRRQVVIKVLQKGVSDEDLMRFQLEKELLERVQGHPSIVELFASGEGEDPEFLPASIRDKVESEFVILEKLQMSLEERLKGSRSKGEQDDLLACSMNERVFRVLDYMIPIASAVEFAHLIKNISHRDIKPANILIGLPDVNLRGSTLEVRLADFNVAKVQDEELSIGMTRMKSVPGTLFFQSPEQETNVIELLVNVTTGSPEVEYFEDFYIQIAKNDTFSLFNRGEQYPILYADRAKKKILLSRPWRESSESNVRAKILKSVGRPADIYSLGALFYYLISGAYANPKTLYDNFHKFIEYERPDENNTIEGYLAHEYSVINSMRAPKSGEAADVAPADRFFSYKHYLDGNGELIENNVMRIIAKCMIRNKPDSYCQAHDLDTRGISDLVQELIDLYTVFGVHPMARPQNLARMARASGGRGALLRSLDRFGNRLRWMWLSLLAAFRRKKK
- a CDS encoding serine/threonine protein kinase, which gives rise to MRLLDRYTIIDRIGSGGMASIYRAMDERLDRVVCVKLLRLELEGSGSTSGRSVYQATYSHFLQEALTLSRLMHPNTLRIYDFGYLAQSGRPFQISEFLDGGNLEQHVRSRGACDSEETAAILERICGAVGEAHQHKIIHRDIKPSNILFARVGDYLMPKLADFGIAHSNVVKRAKMGRTADNGGQDLVPGGFEDETNDQVSAVTLFSPRWASPEQLAGSPQGPETDIYALGLVAVYMLAGRPIFEGNDVRGTFTDRIRGDDLVTRLLGQMEFSDATRKALLKALSAFPEKRYRSSLTFFDALRRTLIGARPARPPAAFPWKKPRADITMSVEFAVPAMQEVASVPAPERKVAAGPARARLVDVDEKLDLTFPSPKGTDVRFRISFLPSQGNFRINIKGLNCFIRSPTGRPTPAIATDSDGTAHFVSTAWEELGTLAWTFGQAATGPDGGRVFHLDGGEMMIASSQATQSVALFLGSERDAIILCRKN
- a CDS encoding DUF2786 domain-containing protein, which translates into the protein MPSPESNANHANHANQANAELSAKLETALVRELFAVWKQINASYFGDALAAPTIELTRSQSVLGRWSHATRTLEISRPLLLSQPWGIVVEVLKHEMAHQYVSEVLGASDETPHGPAFRETCRRHGIDAKAAGMPTSSSDGGTGGTGAWGQSFADDREARVVERIARLLALAESPNVHEAEAATLAAQRLMLKYNLESRAIPRDYGFRHVGKPSGRVGESDRILAMLLGRFFFVEVIWVPVYRPAEGKRGSVLEICGTLSNLAIAEYVHAFLTHTSERLWEEHRRNYGIRSNRDRRTFLSGVMAGFADKLARESTVHKEEGLVWIKDGDLHGYFRRRHPYVRNVRYTGTRKNESFTHGREAGRRIVLRRGVEAAPSASSSKLSGRAVGLLPPKAR
- a CDS encoding DUF6496 domain-containing protein — translated: MPRKSTVAKARQAKREGKAPTTQAGEFVHEEIEHVREGKHGARSAKQAIAIGLSKARRAGVKVPAKAKKGGSKRTAAKRSTAKRTTPKRSTAKRATPKRTSRARSLATTRALKREGKRAASKGALSRQARSAARARGQKTHAPKTSKRPVRRTRSTAKRTSRSKRAS
- a CDS encoding Uma2 family endonuclease — translated: MQTYILEHATPRRFARAEYDRMLELGFFRGEHVELIRGTLLQMAPTGPQHASRVTALMEAFVPPLLNRATVRVQQPFVAHDESEPAPDVALVPFGPYAGMHPERAFLVVEVADSSLEYDRTTKAALYAESGVDEYWIVNLRDGAVEVHGAPTDGRYARIERVTKGAMLAPLAFPDAVVPLDRLFPPAG
- a CDS encoding SIMPL domain-containing protein (The SIMPL domain is named for its presence in mouse protein SIMPL (signalling molecule that associates with mouse pelle-like kinase). Bacterial member BP26, from Brucella, was shown to assemble into a channel-like structure, while YggE from E. coli has been associated with resistance to oxidative stress.), yielding MPLFTRSFSMLAKIGLAATTLALAAGCANNSEGAGAASPSSPPSILVVGHSEAHAKPDIAYINLGVEERAPTVTEAMQRNASQMSQLVAALKRVGIAEKDIQTSNFNVRFERDLPLPPQPYLGGAGVPEIAPAPAPQASAAAGKPGVAAAGKGPRTLPAPGAKSVPPPPPAKTGPAGFYLVSNNVQIVVRDVTKVGTVIDSAAGAGSNNIWGINFELEKKDAVEGELRQKAVADARTRAEALAKLSGVEIGSIVSVSEVVSGRDMPPPMPYAAAKAESSVNTPVEAGEMTFHGQIQVVYAIKK
- a CDS encoding formylglycine-generating enzyme family protein, giving the protein MTRWKSMLGVAFVALPFFPRTAPQRKPVEAVRIEGEFCPQIEQHCLRWLPNTDEVKSAEPLRCAEFAPSVCKTKTRHMAFYMDRYEYPGRAGELPMVDITWPRAEKLCAGRGKRLCTAEEWMLACEGDKILPYPYGHTRDASACHIDAPLRPPGSPTGRSAPAHWRTPIDQREPSGSRPRCASPFGVFDMTGNVDEWVDGRASGHASSSMGGYWGPVRNRCRVVTRAHDEHFSFYQTGFRCCSDTE
- a CDS encoding beta-galactosidase produces the protein MDRREFLRTAAAGCTVAASGSVISCGDTPAALAERTALAGTIGANARRAGLTVEGDHFLLDGERFQIIGGAIHYFRIHPDQWLDRLQRLRAMGLNTIETYVAWNFHQPTPGDADFTGWRDLGRFIRLAGSLGLKVVVRPGPYICAEWDFGGLPAWLLANSKIQLRCSDPEYEKALDQWFDKLLPHLAPLQWGAGGPIIAVQIENEYGSFGNDQTHLKHIEGVLRRHGIDSLLFCSNGTYDWMLRGGNLPGVLATANFSGDPTGDFEALRKFQPNGPLWCTEYWDGWFDHWGEGHHRTDPTETAAMVDKMLAMGASVNLYMAAGSSNFGFWAGANYDGHYQSTITSYDYDSPVGEAGELTQKFTKLREVIGKYAPLPTDPLPELPPRLAAQTVAVRSAATLFGALDRLGHAVHRGAPVPMEQLGQAYGMIHYRTRIQGPRTKATLTIQGLADWALVYLDGKFVGRLDRNTPKVGVDIAVPGEASQLDLLVDCHGRINFGSNNRDPKGINGNVLLGAQALFGWDIWPLPLDNLDPLQFGAIPASFTGPTFYRTSLSIPRPADGFLAFPNWKKGMVWLNGFLLGRYWDRGPQRRLYAPAPLWKAGRNDVVLLELHGAGSQVALHGEPDLG